One genomic window of Geoanaerobacter pelophilus includes the following:
- a CDS encoding FlgO family outer membrane protein yields MKCEPGKSPSAALRSPFVAATYRPGSTHSRFASLAFGAFCGFARLTVLLVLVLTTLPGCAYLRGCQSESCCSDEGDCLMSASYQAVDQMLAEIPASRRLPKERAVLVATLVDIDTLSGSRLGRTLSEHLSTRLTKNGYKVVEMKLRDSIFVKQSEGELMLSREVREIGRNHEAQALLVGTYSESRGRVYVTIRLVGAADGTVISAHDYLLPIDANVRALLWGNGK; encoded by the coding sequence ATGAAATGCGAACCCGGAAAAAGTCCATCTGCTGCGTTACGCTCACCTTTCGTCGCTGCGACGTACCGTCCCGGTTCGACTCACTCAAGATTCGCAAGCCTTGCATTTGGAGCTTTTTGCGGATTCGCTCGGCTGACGGTATTGCTGGTGCTAGTGCTCACGACCCTTCCGGGCTGTGCCTATCTCCGCGGGTGCCAGTCTGAGAGCTGCTGCTCCGACGAAGGTGATTGCCTGATGTCAGCCAGTTATCAGGCCGTGGACCAGATGCTGGCCGAGATTCCGGCGTCACGCCGTCTCCCCAAGGAACGGGCAGTGCTGGTGGCAACCCTGGTCGATATCGACACCCTGTCTGGTTCTCGCTTGGGCAGGACCCTGTCCGAGCATCTTTCGACCCGGCTCACCAAGAACGGCTACAAGGTGGTCGAGATGAAGCTGCGCGACTCTATCTTTGTCAAGCAGTCCGAGGGTGAGCTGATGCTGTCGCGCGAGGTCCGGGAGATCGGGCGCAATCACGAGGCCCAGGCCCTGCTGGTCGGCACCTACTCTGAGTCCCGCGGCAGGGTCTATGTCACCATCAGGCTGGTGGGCGCTGCCGACGGCACCGTTATCTCGGCCCACGATTACCTGTTGCCCATCGACGCCAATGTTCGGGCATTGTTGTGGGGCAATGGCAAGTAG
- a CDS encoding outer membrane beta-barrel protein, whose protein sequence is MTKRSMLAVALMASVLAVGSASAADQTYVAARGGIFLPNGRDGGDFKGFKYFDTGYSFDVAAGYRPVPYAAVEVGTGLYTASGKITQPGFSIDRTAYGVPITLTAKGIIEFDKLILSGGGGIGLYQGFIDNKISFPSTPVDESNHGTAVGYQAVFDADFKLNEKWAVGANFKWFSARPEIELTTVSQDGSRLVRNSKDKWEIGGTTVNIGVKYSF, encoded by the coding sequence GTGACTAAGAGATCTATGTTGGCAGTGGCCTTGATGGCTTCGGTGCTGGCCGTTGGAAGCGCGTCGGCGGCAGACCAGACCTATGTTGCCGCAAGAGGCGGCATCTTTCTTCCCAACGGCCGGGACGGGGGTGATTTCAAGGGGTTCAAGTATTTCGACACCGGTTACAGCTTTGATGTAGCTGCCGGCTACCGTCCGGTGCCGTACGCGGCAGTTGAGGTCGGCACCGGCCTTTACACCGCTTCCGGCAAGATCACTCAGCCGGGGTTCAGTATCGATCGGACCGCCTATGGCGTCCCGATCACCCTGACCGCCAAGGGGATCATCGAGTTCGACAAGCTGATCCTCTCCGGTGGCGGCGGCATCGGCCTCTACCAGGGGTTCATCGACAACAAGATCTCTTTCCCGAGTACCCCGGTTGATGAATCCAACCATGGAACGGCGGTCGGCTATCAGGCGGTGTTTGACGCCGATTTCAAGCTCAACGAAAAATGGGCGGTTGGCGCCAACTTCAAATGGTTTTCGGCGCGGCCCGAGATCGAGCTGACCACAGTGTCTCAGGATGGCAGCCGCCTGGTACGCAACTCAAAGGATAAATGGGAGATTGGCGGGACCACAGTCAACATCGGGGTCAAGTATTCATTCTGA